One region of Mucilaginibacter sp. 14171R-50 genomic DNA includes:
- a CDS encoding lysophospholipid acyltransferase family protein, translated as MKIITTEEFAKATKLDKLKMPGLAALLMELMKINQVNDLFAQAQPKKGPEFIDAILKGCGIEIDFDENELKHIPKNGAFIAIANHPYGGIEGLVLLKILTMVRPDAKLMANFLLKKIPNLSDYFIAVNPFENVEHSSSISGLKNTLELLAKGTPIGIFPAGEVSTFKIEKQEVTDRLWHPVVGKIIAKAKVPVVPIYFHGNNGVLFNLLSLIHPTLRTAKLPSELFNKQGHTIKLRIGKPIKVEDIPDNANSAKILNFLRAKTYALGAGLDEEKRLFNPRNLFKIKKQPQAIVPETPSARLEQEVAPLRENYKIWTEKNYEVFIAPTAQIPCIIREIGRLREITFREVGEGTNKATDLDEYDIYYHHLFIWDTEAKVIVGAYRIGLGDEIFYGVGKKGFYINELFKLKEQFTPILKKSLELGRSWIRKEYQTKPLPLFLLWKGILKFVIDNPRYRYLIGPVSISNSFSQFSKSLIVDYINRNHFDHEMAQYVKPRKKFKVNLENIDTDLLLSGGDSFKGLDNLISEIETHNMKVPVLLRQYLALNAHIISFNIDPKFADCLDGFLVLDLQKVPQDILEKLGKNL; from the coding sequence ATGAAAATAATAACCACCGAAGAGTTTGCAAAGGCTACCAAACTGGATAAACTTAAAATGCCCGGCCTGGCAGCTTTGTTGATGGAGCTCATGAAAATAAACCAGGTGAATGACCTGTTTGCGCAGGCCCAACCCAAAAAAGGCCCCGAGTTTATCGACGCTATTTTAAAAGGCTGTGGTATTGAAATCGATTTTGACGAAAATGAGTTAAAGCATATACCTAAAAATGGCGCTTTTATAGCCATTGCCAACCACCCCTATGGCGGAATAGAAGGACTGGTACTGCTTAAAATATTAACCATGGTTAGGCCCGACGCCAAACTGATGGCTAATTTTCTGCTAAAAAAGATACCTAACCTGAGTGATTATTTTATCGCTGTAAACCCTTTTGAGAACGTTGAGCATTCGTCAAGCATAAGCGGGCTAAAAAATACGTTGGAACTACTGGCAAAGGGTACGCCTATCGGTATCTTCCCGGCGGGCGAAGTATCTACCTTTAAAATAGAAAAACAAGAGGTTACCGACAGGCTTTGGCACCCGGTAGTGGGCAAGATCATAGCCAAGGCAAAAGTGCCCGTGGTGCCCATATATTTTCATGGCAATAATGGTGTGCTGTTTAACCTACTTAGCCTGATACATCCCACCCTGCGCACCGCCAAGCTGCCATCGGAGTTGTTTAACAAGCAGGGCCACACTATAAAGCTGCGCATTGGTAAGCCCATAAAGGTTGAGGATATACCTGATAATGCAAACAGCGCTAAAATACTGAACTTTTTGCGCGCCAAAACTTACGCACTGGGTGCCGGTTTAGACGAGGAAAAAAGGCTGTTTAACCCACGTAACCTTTTTAAGATAAAAAAACAGCCCCAAGCCATTGTGCCCGAAACACCATCGGCCAGATTGGAGCAGGAAGTTGCCCCACTACGCGAAAACTATAAGATCTGGACCGAGAAAAACTACGAAGTTTTCATCGCCCCGACCGCGCAAATACCCTGTATCATCCGCGAGATAGGCCGCCTGCGCGAGATCACATTCCGTGAGGTTGGGGAAGGCACCAATAAAGCTACCGACCTTGATGAATACGATATTTACTACCACCACCTGTTTATTTGGGATACCGAGGCTAAAGTAATAGTGGGCGCTTACCGCATTGGCCTGGGCGATGAGATATTTTATGGCGTTGGAAAAAAGGGATTTTACATTAACGAATTATTTAAGCTAAAAGAGCAGTTCACCCCTATACTGAAAAAAAGCCTTGAGTTGGGCCGGTCGTGGATACGTAAAGAATATCAGACCAAGCCCCTGCCATTGTTTTTGCTATGGAAGGGCATCCTGAAGTTTGTGATAGATAATCCGCGCTATCGTTACCTGATAGGTCCGGTGAGCATCAGCAATTCATTCTCACAGTTCAGTAAATCGCTTATTGTAGATTACATTAACCGCAACCATTTTGATCACGAAATGGCGCAGTATGTAAAGCCCCGCAAAAAGTTTAAGGTGAACCTGGAAAATATTGATACCGACCTGCTGCTATCGGGCGGCGACTCATTTAAAGGGCTCGACAACCTGATATCGGAAATTGAGACGCATAATATGAAGGTGCCTGTGCTGCTGCGTCAGTACCTGGCCTTGAACGCTCATATCATCAGTTTCAATATCGACCCTAAATTCGCCGATTGCCTGGACGGTTTCCTGGTGTTAGACCTGCAAAAAGTACCGCAGGATATATTGGAGAAATTGGGGAAGAACCTTTAA
- the radC gene encoding DNA repair protein RadC, whose amino-acid sequence MEDYPNKISIKSWAEEDRPREKLSGQGRRALTDAELIAILIGSGSRDESAVELSKRILHHYDNDLNKLGKAGISELCKFKGVGEAKAISIIAALEIGRRRGDTEIKVLDEVKSSRDGYNIMRRHLMDLNHEEFWIMLIGRSSKVLAKELVSKGGLSGTVADPKIIFHMALQHQASAIIMVHNHPSGNLKPSREDLVLTKKIADAGRMLDINVLDHLIITDGGYFSFGDEGLL is encoded by the coding sequence GTGGAAGACTACCCCAATAAAATAAGCATTAAATCATGGGCCGAGGAAGACCGCCCGCGCGAAAAGCTGAGCGGGCAGGGAAGGCGCGCCCTTACCGATGCCGAACTGATAGCCATATTGATAGGCAGCGGCAGCCGTGATGAAAGTGCTGTTGAGTTAAGTAAGCGCATCCTGCATCATTATGATAACGACCTGAATAAGCTCGGCAAAGCAGGCATAAGCGAACTGTGCAAGTTTAAAGGCGTGGGAGAGGCTAAGGCCATATCTATCATAGCCGCGTTGGAGATTGGCCGCCGCAGGGGCGATACCGAAATAAAGGTGCTTGATGAAGTAAAAAGCAGCCGTGATGGGTACAATATTATGCGCCGCCATTTGATGGATTTGAACCACGAGGAGTTTTGGATAATGCTGATAGGCCGTTCAAGCAAAGTGCTGGCCAAGGAACTGGTGAGCAAGGGCGGGCTTAGTGGCACCGTTGCCGACCCGAAGATCATCTTCCATATGGCATTGCAGCACCAGGCCAGCGCTATTATTATGGTGCATAACCACCCTTCGGGTAATTTAAAGCCGAGCCGCGAAGATCTTGTGCTAACGAAAAAGATAGCCGATGCCGGCCGTATGCTGGATATTAACGTGCTGGATCATCTGATCATTACCGATGGCGGGTATTTTAGCTTTGGGGACGAAGGACTGTTGTGA
- the rny gene encoding ribonuclease Y — protein sequence MNNILYIIIGLLMGVPTGIVIGRFLLRKLFKDQEIGAQNKVKKILKDAENNAEILKKNRLLEAKEKFLQMKAEHEQDVNAKNNVLNQRENGIKQKEQSLNQKLENMNRKEIELDNARKKLEAQTDILVKKQDEVEHLKNQHVAQLETIAGLSAEDAKNQLVDNLREEARSKAMAQIKDIVDEAKLTATKEAKKIVIQTIQRTATESAIENTVSIFNIENDEIKGRIIGREGRNIRALEAATGIEIIVDDTPEAIILSGFDPVRREIARLAMHRLVTDGRIHPARIEEVVAKTKKQIEEEIVEIGERTVIDLGITGLHPELIRMVGRMRYRSSYGQNLLQHSREVANFCATMAAELGLNVKLAKRAGLLHDIGKVPDDNPELPHAILGMQLAEKYKEHPEVCNAIGAHHDEVEMTSMLSPIIQVCDAISGARPGARREVVESYIKRLKELEELALSYPGVEKTFAIQAGRELRVVVESEKISDAQSEILAADISNRIQTEMTYPGQIKVTVIRETRSVAFAK from the coding sequence ATGAACAATATATTATACATTATTATCGGGCTCCTTATGGGTGTCCCTACAGGGATCGTCATAGGGCGTTTCCTGCTACGCAAGCTTTTTAAAGACCAGGAAATAGGCGCCCAGAACAAAGTAAAAAAGATACTTAAGGATGCAGAGAATAACGCCGAAATATTAAAAAAGAACCGCCTTTTGGAAGCAAAAGAGAAGTTCTTACAAATGAAGGCCGAGCACGAACAGGACGTAAACGCAAAAAACAATGTGCTGAACCAGCGCGAGAACGGCATCAAGCAAAAAGAGCAATCGCTTAACCAGAAGCTGGAGAACATGAACCGCAAGGAGATTGAGCTGGATAATGCCCGTAAAAAACTGGAAGCCCAAACCGATATATTGGTAAAAAAGCAGGACGAAGTTGAGCATTTGAAGAACCAGCACGTTGCACAGCTTGAAACCATTGCAGGCCTGAGCGCCGAGGATGCCAAAAACCAATTGGTGGATAACCTGCGCGAAGAAGCCCGCAGTAAAGCTATGGCGCAAATAAAAGACATAGTTGACGAGGCCAAATTAACGGCAACTAAAGAAGCGAAGAAAATTGTTATTCAAACCATACAGCGTACCGCTACCGAAAGCGCTATCGAGAATACGGTGTCTATCTTCAATATCGAGAATGATGAGATAAAAGGCCGTATCATTGGCCGCGAAGGACGTAACATCCGTGCGCTGGAAGCAGCAACCGGTATTGAAATTATTGTGGATGACACCCCGGAAGCGATCATCCTGTCGGGTTTTGACCCGGTTAGGCGCGAGATTGCCCGTTTGGCTATGCACCGCCTGGTGACGGACGGACGTATCCACCCGGCGCGCATTGAAGAAGTGGTTGCCAAAACCAAAAAGCAGATAGAAGAAGAAATTGTTGAGATAGGTGAGCGGACCGTAATTGACCTGGGTATTACCGGTTTGCACCCCGAACTGATCAGGATGGTAGGGCGTATGCGTTATCGCTCTTCATACGGGCAAAACCTGTTGCAGCACTCGCGCGAGGTGGCTAACTTCTGCGCTACTATGGCCGCAGAGTTGGGCTTGAATGTGAAACTGGCCAAACGCGCGGGCCTACTGCACGATATTGGTAAAGTGCCTGATGATAACCCCGAATTGCCGCACGCTATTTTGGGCATGCAGCTTGCCGAAAAATATAAAGAACACCCCGAAGTATGTAATGCCATTGGCGCCCACCACGACGAGGTAGAAATGACATCAATGCTGTCGCCGATAATACAGGTTTGCGACGCCATATCAGGCGCAAGGCCGGGCGCACGCCGCGAGGTGGTAGAAAGTTACATCAAGCGCTTAAAAGAGCTTGAGGAGCTTGCTTTATCGTATCCGGGCGTCGAAAAAACATTCGCTATACAAGCCGGCCGCGAATTGCGGGTTGTGGTAGAGAGCGAAAAGATCTCGGATGCGCAATCTGAGATCCTGGCGGCAGATATATCAAACCGTATACAAACAGAAATGACCTATCCGGGCCAGATAAAAGTTACCGTTATCCGGGAAACCCGTTCAGTAGCATTTGCTAAGTAA
- a CDS encoding zinc dependent phospholipase C family protein yields the protein MKRALITSVSGIAIIIFCSSWGFFAHYRINRLAVFTLPKGMAGFYKANIGFITEHAVSADKKRYVDSTEAPHHFFDADHYGKQPFRDVPQHWIDAAAKYSSDTLNKYGTVPWAIASNYYWLVKAFKAHDTTSILITSSNLAHYISDAHTPLHLTENYDGQLTGQAGIHALWESRLPELFSNAYNYNVGKARYIANPLAEAFKICRGSFKCADTVLRAERLLNKSFPAAQKYALEQRGDRKIKVYSVAYSKAYHKRLRGMVQRQMRASILSVGSFWFSAWVDAGQPDLDKLIAKPLTKYERQQIDKEQALYKAGKVLVLGTP from the coding sequence ATGAAGCGTGCCCTTATAACCAGCGTCTCCGGCATAGCCATAATTATCTTTTGCTCCTCGTGGGGTTTCTTCGCGCATTACCGCATTAACCGGCTGGCGGTTTTTACACTGCCTAAGGGTATGGCAGGTTTTTACAAGGCCAACATCGGCTTTATAACAGAACATGCCGTTAGCGCCGATAAAAAGCGCTATGTAGACAGCACCGAAGCCCCTCACCATTTTTTTGACGCAGACCACTACGGTAAGCAGCCATTCAGAGATGTGCCGCAGCATTGGATCGACGCGGCGGCCAAATACTCGAGCGATACGCTTAACAAGTACGGCACCGTTCCTTGGGCTATAGCATCAAATTACTACTGGCTGGTAAAGGCGTTTAAGGCGCACGATACCACCTCAATCCTCATCACATCATCAAACCTGGCGCATTATATATCCGACGCGCATACACCGCTGCATTTAACGGAAAACTACGATGGGCAGCTCACCGGTCAGGCTGGTATCCACGCCTTATGGGAAAGCCGCCTGCCCGAGTTATTCAGCAATGCATACAACTACAATGTGGGTAAGGCCAGGTATATAGCAAACCCGCTGGCCGAGGCCTTTAAAATATGCCGCGGCTCATTTAAATGTGCCGATACCGTGCTAAGGGCAGAACGTTTGTTGAATAAATCGTTCCCGGCCGCACAAAAATATGCCTTGGAGCAGCGTGGCGATCGCAAAATAAAAGTATATTCAGTAGCTTATAGCAAGGCTTACCACAAGCGCCTCAGGGGCATGGTGCAAAGGCAAATGCGGGCATCTATATTAAGCGTAGGCAGCTTTTGGTTTTCTGCATGGGTTGATGCCGGGCAGCCCGACCTGGATAAGTTGATCGCGAAACCGTTGACGAAGTATGAAAGGCAGCAGATCGACAAAGAACAGGCTTTGTATAAAGCGGGGAAAGTGTTAGTTTTAGGTACGCCATAA
- a CDS encoding DedA family protein has protein sequence MEIIHSIIDFILHIDKHLVQITSEYQSWTYLILFVIIFAETGFVVTPFLPGDSLLFAAGALIAGGKSGLDIYLLTVILIIAAITGNTVNYMLGKFLGARVFKEENKILKLSYYLQTKAFFDKHGGKAVIFSRFVPIIRTVAPFVAGVGRMPFSRYSLYNIVGGISWILIFLFCGFWFGKVPFIEKNFSLVAIIIILVSIIPPIFAIIKSKMSKRGQPIR, from the coding sequence TTGGAAATAATACACAGTATCATCGACTTTATTTTACACATTGATAAGCACCTGGTACAAATAACCAGTGAATACCAAAGCTGGACATACCTTATACTCTTCGTGATCATTTTCGCTGAAACCGGTTTTGTGGTTACACCCTTCCTGCCGGGCGATTCGCTGCTGTTTGCTGCCGGCGCCTTAATTGCCGGGGGCAAATCAGGCCTTGATATCTATTTGCTAACGGTTATTCTGATAATAGCGGCTATCACCGGTAATACGGTAAATTATATGTTGGGTAAGTTTTTAGGGGCCAGGGTTTTTAAAGAAGAGAATAAGATACTGAAATTGAGTTATTACCTGCAAACCAAGGCCTTTTTTGATAAGCACGGCGGCAAAGCTGTAATATTCAGCCGGTTTGTGCCTATTATACGCACCGTAGCGCCGTTTGTGGCTGGGGTGGGGCGTATGCCATTTAGCCGTTACAGCCTCTATAATATTGTTGGTGGTATAAGTTGGATACTTATCTTTTTATTTTGCGGGTTTTGGTTTGGTAAGGTGCCTTTCATCGAGAAGAATTTTTCGCTGGTGGCTATTATCATCATACTGGTATCCATTATTCCGCCAATATTCGCCATCATCAAAAGTAAGATGAGTAAAAGGGGGCAGCCAATACGATAA
- a CDS encoding cell division protein ZapA, with protein MGEISIKINIADRVYPLKVNMEEEEIIRRAAKLINDRIKEYQENYAVRDKQDLLSMCVLHYATSSLKADKKVTTEDTEVAEKVYQLDHLLNDFFSKQ; from the coding sequence ATGGGAGAAATCTCAATAAAAATAAACATTGCCGACCGGGTTTACCCCTTAAAGGTAAACATGGAAGAAGAGGAAATTATAAGAAGGGCAGCTAAACTGATCAACGACCGTATAAAAGAGTACCAGGAAAATTACGCGGTCAGGGATAAACAGGATTTGCTTTCGATGTGTGTGCTGCATTATGCAACATCATCATTAAAGGCGGATAAAAAGGTTACTACGGAAGATACCGAGGTAGCCGAAAAGGTTTACCAGTTAGATCATTTGCTGAACGATTTTTTTTCGAAACAATAA
- a CDS encoding DUF962 domain-containing protein, whose protein sequence is MGKQHSNIKTTSAKPGDKRKIEVYFDRLDTSHQNPANRLLHYVFVPIMVLGILGMAWALPFPHIGFLGKYNGYFNWASFVIAFAIYFYLKLSPLLSYFALFLLFGLSYGVMQLEQYEKAGGTPLAMLSVVALIVGLTGQFIGGKIEGNEESFNDDTKLLAVTPLWVLYSLTKRFGLRY, encoded by the coding sequence ATGGGTAAGCAGCATTCAAATATCAAGACCACTTCAGCTAAGCCTGGCGATAAACGCAAGATCGAAGTTTATTTCGACCGTTTAGACACCAGTCACCAAAACCCTGCTAACCGGTTGCTTCATTACGTTTTTGTGCCGATAATGGTGCTGGGGATATTGGGTATGGCATGGGCACTGCCTTTCCCGCATATCGGCTTTTTGGGCAAATATAATGGCTACTTTAACTGGGCATCGTTTGTTATCGCCTTTGCCATATATTTCTATTTGAAGCTGTCACCACTCTTATCATACTTCGCGTTATTTTTGCTTTTTGGCCTCAGCTATGGCGTTATGCAGTTGGAGCAATACGAGAAAGCCGGCGGCACTCCTTTGGCCATGTTAAGCGTAGTAGCGTTGATAGTTGGGTTAACCGGGCAATTTATTGGCGGTAAAATTGAAGGGAACGAAGAATCATTTAACGACGATACCAAATTGCTGGCCGTAACCCCGCTATGGGTATTGTATAGTTTGACTAAAAGATTTGGATTGAGGTATTAG
- the rpsT gene encoding 30S ribosomal protein S20 codes for MANHKSSIKRIRANAAKRLRNRYQAKTTRNAIKKLRGTTTKADATPLLSKVISMLDRLAKKNVIHKNKASNNKSKLTKFVNALS; via the coding sequence ATGGCAAATCATAAATCATCCATAAAAAGAATCAGGGCAAACGCTGCGAAGCGTCTGCGTAACAGGTACCAGGCAAAAACCACCAGAAACGCGATCAAGAAACTGAGAGGTACTACCACCAAAGCTGATGCTACACCTTTATTGTCGAAAGTGATCTCGATGTTAGATCGTTTGGCTAAAAAGAACGTTATTCACAAAAACAAAGCTTCGAACAATAAATCAAAGCTTACAAAATTTGTAAACGCTTTAAGCTAA
- the pheT gene encoding phenylalanine--tRNA ligase subunit beta has translation MKISYNWLKEFIDTDKTPQELSAILTGTGLEVESLEKVQAIPGGLEGLVIGYVKECIDHPNSDHLHITKVDVGTGEDLQIVCGANNVAAGQKVVVATVGTTLYPTSGEAFAIKKSKIRGEASEGMICAEDEIGLGTDHGGIMVLDADTAIGTAAKDYFKLNDDYMYEIGLTPNRADAASHLGTARDIAAFLKLEINKPDVSGFTIVKKDNPTQVIIENEAAALRYSGLNISGIKVGDSPAWLKERLAVIGVRSINNVVDVTNYVLHELGQPLHAFDAAAITGNTVIVKNVAEGTSFTTLDDVERKLTADDLMICNAEEPMCIAGVFGGAKSGVNENTTSIFLESAYFNAVSVRKTAKRFGLKTDASFRFERGTDPDMTVFALKRAALLIQQVAGGQVTSDIFDHYPAPVAPFAVDITYNTINRLIGKAIGNDTIKSILTALDIQIVSETAEGLSLKVPPYRVDVTRDVDVVEEILRIYGYNNIEIPTQIRASLNNSVRPEKDTVQNVIADLLSANGFNEMLANSLTKLSYSDNPDTAVKIVNPLSSDLDAMRQTLLYSGLEAIAYNQNRRSADLKLYEFGKVYATKDDKFIETQRFSVFITGANTAEQWNQKQKPVTFYNIKAIVDGILQRLKITDFAVEDATCSKLAFGLQYLLNGKQLVKFGPVGANALKKVDVDKEVFYADFNFDLVLAAVRKNKIVYQEVSKFPAVRRDLSMLVDKAITFGQLKQIAGRTDKKLLKEVNVFDVYQGDKLPAGKKSYALSFTLQDTEKTLTDKAIDTLMQKLIYNLGKEAGAEIRK, from the coding sequence ATGAAGATATCGTACAACTGGCTTAAAGAATTTATTGATACAGATAAAACCCCTCAGGAATTATCTGCCATACTTACAGGTACCGGCTTAGAGGTTGAAAGCCTTGAGAAGGTACAGGCCATACCCGGCGGTTTGGAAGGCCTGGTTATCGGCTACGTAAAAGAATGCATCGATCACCCAAACTCCGACCATCTGCACATTACTAAGGTTGATGTAGGCACCGGCGAAGACCTGCAAATTGTTTGCGGCGCCAATAACGTGGCGGCAGGCCAAAAGGTGGTTGTAGCAACCGTTGGCACAACCTTATACCCAACAAGCGGCGAGGCGTTTGCCATCAAAAAATCAAAGATTAGGGGTGAGGCATCCGAAGGGATGATCTGTGCCGAAGACGAGATAGGCCTGGGCACCGACCATGGCGGTATTATGGTGCTTGATGCAGATACTGCAATAGGCACGGCAGCTAAAGACTATTTTAAGCTGAACGACGATTACATGTACGAGATAGGCCTGACCCCTAACCGTGCCGACGCGGCATCGCACCTGGGTACGGCAAGGGATATAGCGGCTTTTTTGAAACTGGAGATAAACAAGCCTGATGTAAGTGGGTTTACGATCGTTAAAAAAGACAACCCTACACAGGTTATAATTGAGAACGAGGCGGCTGCCCTAAGATATTCGGGCTTAAACATTTCGGGTATAAAGGTTGGCGATTCGCCTGCGTGGCTAAAAGAACGTTTAGCGGTGATAGGTGTGCGCAGCATTAACAACGTGGTTGATGTTACCAATTATGTACTGCACGAGTTGGGCCAGCCTTTACATGCCTTTGATGCCGCTGCTATTACCGGAAACACCGTTATTGTGAAGAACGTAGCCGAGGGCACTTCTTTTACAACGTTGGATGATGTTGAACGCAAGCTCACCGCCGATGACCTGATGATATGCAATGCCGAAGAACCGATGTGTATTGCCGGTGTATTTGGCGGCGCAAAATCAGGCGTGAATGAAAATACTACCAGCATCTTCCTGGAGAGCGCTTATTTCAACGCGGTATCGGTACGTAAAACGGCCAAAAGGTTTGGGTTAAAAACAGATGCTTCGTTTCGTTTTGAGCGCGGTACCGACCCGGATATGACCGTGTTTGCCCTTAAGCGCGCGGCCTTGTTGATACAGCAGGTTGCGGGTGGACAGGTAACCTCTGATATATTTGACCATTACCCTGCACCCGTAGCGCCGTTTGCCGTTGATATCACTTATAATACTATTAACAGACTGATAGGCAAGGCCATTGGCAACGATACCATTAAAAGCATCCTTACTGCCCTGGATATACAGATTGTGAGCGAAACCGCCGAAGGCTTATCCCTCAAAGTGCCCCCATACCGTGTGGATGTAACACGCGATGTGGATGTGGTAGAGGAGATACTGCGTATTTATGGTTATAATAACATCGAGATACCTACACAGATCAGGGCGTCACTCAACAACTCAGTACGGCCCGAAAAGGATACCGTGCAAAACGTAATTGCCGACTTGCTTAGCGCGAACGGCTTTAACGAGATGCTGGCCAACTCGCTTACCAAACTCAGCTACTCGGATAACCCCGATACGGCTGTTAAAATAGTGAACCCGCTCAGCAGCGACCTGGACGCCATGCGCCAAACCTTGTTATACTCGGGTTTAGAAGCTATTGCCTACAACCAAAACCGCCGTAGTGCCGACCTGAAGCTTTACGAATTTGGTAAAGTATACGCCACAAAAGATGATAAGTTTATCGAAACACAGCGCTTCAGCGTATTCATTACCGGTGCTAATACCGCCGAGCAATGGAACCAAAAGCAAAAGCCGGTAACTTTTTACAATATCAAGGCTATTGTCGATGGCATATTACAGCGCCTTAAAATAACCGACTTTGCGGTAGAAGATGCTACCTGCAGCAAACTGGCTTTTGGCCTGCAATACTTGCTAAATGGCAAGCAACTGGTTAAGTTTGGCCCGGTAGGCGCCAACGCGTTAAAAAAGGTTGATGTGGATAAAGAGGTTTTTTATGCCGACTTTAACTTCGACCTGGTGCTTGCTGCGGTGCGTAAGAACAAGATAGTTTACCAGGAGGTATCAAAATTTCCCGCAGTGCGCAGGGACTTAAGCATGCTGGTAGATAAAGCCATAACTTTCGGGCAGCTAAAGCAGATAGCCGGCCGGACGGACAAAAAGCTTTTGAAAGAGGTAAACGTGTTTGATGTTTACCAGGGCGATAAACTGCCCGCAGGTAAAAAGTCGTACGCGCTGAGTTTTACCCTGCAGGACACCGAAAAAACTTTAACCGATAAGGCAATTGATACCCTGATGCAGAAATTAATTTATAATTTAGGCAAAGAAGCAGGAGCGGAGATAAGGAAGTAA
- a CDS encoding ComEA family DNA-binding protein, producing the protein MKAQFKNHISLTKKEWNGMVVLLLLIASALAAPYVYQCFSKDTTINVTEFKSNIAALNNAGRKSLNSLKMSRTPLFKFNPNTAAAADWQKLGITTKQAETIKNYITKGGRFRKADDLKKIYGLTTSDYERLAPYVVIPEEKAPPTALVELNSADSAGLTSVEGVGPAFAKRIIYYRERLGGFVAKEQLKEVYGIDELKYKEIAGQVRVDAANIRKLNINTISFDKLRLMPYLNYKQVNAIIEYRKQHGDYASISDMENIAIIDAGILRKIEPYLIYR; encoded by the coding sequence ATGAAAGCGCAGTTCAAAAATCACATCTCCCTTACTAAAAAAGAATGGAATGGCATGGTTGTGCTGCTGTTATTAATAGCGTCGGCGCTTGCCGCACCGTACGTTTATCAATGCTTTAGCAAAGATACTACAATAAACGTTACGGAATTCAAAAGCAATATAGCGGCGCTTAATAATGCCGGCCGGAAGTCTTTAAACAGCCTTAAAATGTCTCGAACCCCGCTTTTTAAGTTCAACCCCAATACCGCCGCCGCGGCTGACTGGCAAAAACTCGGGATTACAACTAAACAAGCGGAAACCATAAAAAACTATATAACCAAAGGCGGCCGATTTCGGAAGGCGGATGACTTAAAAAAAATATACGGTCTTACAACAAGCGATTATGAGCGCTTAGCGCCTTATGTTGTTATCCCGGAAGAGAAGGCCCCACCTACAGCACTTGTAGAATTAAATAGTGCCGATTCAGCCGGTTTAACATCCGTTGAGGGTGTTGGCCCTGCATTTGCAAAGCGTATCATATACTACCGCGAAAGGTTGGGGGGATTTGTTGCAAAAGAACAACTAAAGGAAGTTTATGGGATAGACGAGTTGAAGTATAAAGAGATAGCAGGGCAGGTTAGAGTTGATGCAGCTAACATTCGCAAGCTTAATATTAATACCATCAGCTTTGATAAATTGCGCCTGATGCCATACCTTAATTATAAGCAGGTGAATGCCATTATAGAATACCGCAAACAGCATGGCGACTATGCATCCATCAGCGATATGGAAAATATCGCCATTATTGATGCAGGAATTTTGCGTAAAATTGAACCTTATTTAATTTATAGATGA
- a CDS encoding adenine phosphoribosyltransferase yields MIEQQIKTAIRDIRDFPKPGIIFKDITPILKDPALCEKINDAFIEKLQGMHIDAVAGVESRGFLFGLALANRLGLPFIPVRKAGKLPHTVNQKVYDLEYGTATIEIHTDAFNPGDRILIHDDLLATGGTVTAASELIQEMGGTVAGFSFIVGLSFLNGLQKISPISDNITVLANY; encoded by the coding sequence ATGATAGAGCAGCAAATTAAAACAGCTATACGCGATATTCGCGATTTCCCGAAGCCGGGCATCATATTTAAGGATATTACCCCTATATTAAAAGATCCGGCGCTTTGCGAAAAAATTAATGATGCCTTTATTGAAAAACTTCAGGGTATGCATATTGATGCCGTAGCGGGGGTAGAAAGCCGGGGTTTTTTGTTCGGCCTGGCCCTTGCAAACAGGTTGGGACTGCCGTTTATACCGGTGCGCAAAGCGGGTAAGCTGCCACATACCGTTAACCAGAAAGTTTACGATCTGGAGTATGGCACGGCTACTATAGAGATACACACCGACGCCTTTAACCCTGGCGACCGGATACTGATACATGACGACCTGCTGGCTACGGGCGGTACGGTAACAGCTGCCAGCGAGTTGATACAAGAGATGGGCGGCACTGTTGCGGGCTTTAGTTTTATAGTTGGATTAAGCTTTTTGAACGGCCTGCAAAAAATATCGCCCATTAGCGACAATATTACTGTATTAGCCAATTACTGA